The following proteins come from a genomic window of Metarhizium brunneum chromosome 2, complete sequence:
- the ASPG gene encoding N(4)-(Beta-N-acetylglucosaminyl)-L-asparaginase yields MHNALLLLLFSPLAASTAPPVVIHTWGGPFTVAADAAHDALTNARSVLDAVQIGGAACESNQCDGTVGHGGSPSENCETTLDAMIMDGNTLNVGAVGALRRVKHAIAVARHVLEYTGHTMLVGDSATRFAAQNGFKEEDLATDRSRDMCEQWKRNQCQPNSWVGVVPDPKSSCGPYTPLENGASETAPGQDGGDIKGRGHDTISLVALGKDGSMAAGTTTNGKAYKIPGRVGDGPIAGSGSYVDSLVGGCGATGDGDLMMRFLPCYQAVENMRRGMSPAAAAEDAVRRMVKRFPDIQAGVVVLNNKGEHAAAASGWHFTYSFRGQGMNKTHVVQVDPINENRNMSIEL; encoded by the coding sequence ATGCACAAtgctctcctcctcctcctcttctcccccCTCGCAGCAAGCACCGCGCCCCCAGTCGTCATCCACACCTGGGGCGGCCCCttcaccgtcgccgccgacgccgcacACGACGCCCTCACCAACGCCCGCTCCGTCCTGGACGCCGTCCAAATCGGCGGCGCCGCCTGCGAAAGCAACCAATGCGACGGCACAGTGGGCCACGGCGGCTCGCCCTCAGAGAACTGCGAGACCACCCTCGACGCCATGATCATGGACGGCAACACCCtcaacgtcggcgccgtaGGGGCCCTGCGCCGGGTCAAGCACGCCATAGCCGTCGCGAGACACGTCCTCGAATACACAGGCCACACCATGCTCGTCGGGGACTCTGCCACCCGCTTCGCCGCCCAGAACGGCTTCAAGGAGGAGGACCTGGCCACAGACCGGTCCCGCGACATGTGCGAACAGTGGAAGCGAAACCAGTGCCAGCCCAACTCATGGGTCGGCGTGGTCCCCGATCCCAAGAGCTCGTGCGGCCCCTACACCCCCTTGGAGAATGGCGCCTCAGAGACGGCGCCAGGCCAAGACGGAGGGGACATCAAGGGACGAGGCCATGATACGATTTCGCTCGTTGCTCTAGGCAAGGACGGCAGCATGGCTGCGGGGACCACTACAAACGGCAAAGCATACAAGATCCCGGGCAGGGTCGGCGACGGTCCCATCGCAGGCAGCGGCTCGTACGTCGACAGTCTGGTTGGGGGCTGCGGCGCCACCGGTGACGGGGATCTCATGATGCGGTTTTTGCCGTGCTACCAGGCGGTGGAAAACATGCGACGAGGCATGTCGCcggccgccgctgccgaggacGCCGTGCGCCGGATGGTCAAGAGGTTTCCTGACATCCAGGCCGGCGTGGTTGTCTTGAACAACAAGGGAGAGCAcgctgcggcggcgagcggTTGGCATTTTACCTATTCGTTTCGCGGCCAAGGCATGAACAAGACGCACGTCGTTCAAGTTGACCCAATAAATGAGAATCGTAACATGTCAATAGAGTTATGA